In a genomic window of Thalassotalea piscium:
- a CDS encoding EAL domain-containing protein — translation MESSKINHISHEFIINDPLHQLFDAVAAISVQGYDEQRRVIYWNLGSELLYGYSKEEAFGNKLEDLIIPHAMREGVIQAHSKWINKGIEIPAAEITLNNKDGSDVNVFSSHVMFINQYNKKQMYCIDIDLKAVKTAQAEALLRGKMLATVLEATPDLFFLMEENGTIIDYHASDKSYLRLPPNKFLGKSMLAMLPKAIAAEFKLNLDKAIEQQGVASFIYELTMPHGLVNFEARISHLPEHKHVVTIVRDVTEQHKTAEVIRKHAYFDTLTLLPNRFLSLDRLDKMLQEAKRHNEKAAVFFLDLDDFKKVNDTLGHEVGDTLLKEASKRLNQVIREEDTVGRLGGDEFIVLTKSLTNKNSALSIVEKLLNAFREPFSINGRELIITLSVGIAVYPENGTNASDLLRNADTAMYQAKALGRNSHSFFTKEMNVGILRRFEIEEQMRGALERKEFEVYYQPQFNVESGAVIGAEALLRWHNQSLGTITPDEFIPIAEHTGLIVDIGRFVIEQALDFLNTWQMQSKQHYTMAVNLSPRQFRDNQLLSFIKSALQQSNIPAEYLELEITEGVLMTGQSFIDDTLAQINAAGIKLSMDDFGTGYSSLSYLRQYDFDVLKIDRSFVNGIALNKADRDLVKAAVAMAHSLDLMVVAEGVETKEQLTILEEFNCDYAQGYYFSKPLPAKAFIKFVNTYTYKFGKQ, via the coding sequence ATGGAATCGAGTAAAATTAATCATATAAGTCACGAGTTTATTATTAATGACCCACTTCATCAGTTGTTTGATGCGGTAGCTGCTATATCAGTGCAAGGTTATGATGAACAACGCAGAGTAATTTATTGGAACCTTGGTAGTGAATTACTTTATGGGTATTCTAAAGAAGAAGCCTTCGGCAATAAACTCGAAGATCTTATTATTCCACATGCAATGCGTGAAGGGGTTATACAAGCGCATAGTAAGTGGATAAATAAAGGAATAGAAATTCCCGCAGCTGAAATTACGTTAAATAATAAAGATGGTTCTGATGTTAATGTTTTTTCCAGCCATGTAATGTTTATTAATCAATATAATAAAAAACAAATGTATTGTATTGATATTGATTTAAAGGCGGTTAAAACAGCCCAAGCAGAGGCGTTATTACGTGGGAAGATGCTTGCCACTGTACTTGAGGCCACCCCTGATCTCTTCTTTTTAATGGAAGAAAACGGCACTATTATTGATTATCATGCAAGTGATAAAAGTTACCTCAGGCTACCTCCAAATAAATTTTTGGGTAAGTCAATGCTAGCTATGTTACCAAAGGCAATCGCCGCTGAATTTAAATTAAACCTAGATAAAGCTATTGAACAACAAGGCGTTGCAAGTTTTATTTATGAGTTAACTATGCCTCATGGGCTTGTTAACTTTGAAGCAAGAATTAGCCACTTACCTGAGCACAAACATGTAGTTACGATTGTGCGTGATGTAACCGAACAGCATAAGACGGCTGAGGTTATTCGCAAACATGCATATTTTGATACATTAACGCTACTACCTAACCGATTTTTATCACTTGATCGTTTAGACAAAATGTTACAAGAGGCTAAAAGACATAATGAAAAAGCCGCTGTATTCTTTCTTGATTTAGACGATTTCAAAAAGGTTAACGACACACTAGGACATGAGGTTGGGGATACCTTACTTAAAGAGGCTTCTAAAAGGTTAAATCAAGTTATTAGGGAGGAAGACACTGTTGGTCGCTTGGGTGGTGACGAGTTTATTGTGTTAACTAAAAGTTTAACCAATAAAAACAGTGCGTTATCAATTGTTGAAAAGTTGCTTAATGCGTTTAGAGAGCCTTTTAGTATTAATGGCCGAGAATTAATAATCACATTGAGTGTTGGTATAGCGGTTTACCCTGAAAATGGCACAAATGCTTCAGACCTTTTGCGCAATGCAGATACTGCGATGTATCAAGCAAAAGCTTTAGGACGTAATTCACATTCGTTTTTCACTAAAGAAATGAATGTGGGAATATTACGCAGGTTTGAAATTGAAGAGCAAATGCGGGGTGCGCTCGAACGTAAAGAGTTTGAGGTTTATTATCAACCTCAGTTTAATGTTGAAAGTGGGGCTGTTATTGGTGCCGAGGCTTTACTTCGATGGCATAACCAATCATTAGGTACTATTACCCCCGATGAGTTTATACCTATTGCTGAGCATACAGGGTTAATTGTTGATATTGGTCGGTTTGTAATTGAGCAAGCCTTAGACTTTTTAAACACATGGCAAATGCAAAGTAAGCAACACTATACGATGGCGGTTAATTTATCACCTCGCCAATTTAGAGATAATCAATTACTGTCATTTATTAAAAGTGCGTTACAGCAATCTAATATACCCGCCGAATATTTGGAGTTAGAAATAACTGAGGGTGTTTTAATGACAGGGCAATCATTTATTGATGATACGTTAGCTCAAATTAATGCCGCAGGAATAAAGCTATCAATGGATGACTTTGGCACGGGTTATTCATCATTAAGTTATTTACGCCAATACGATTTCGATGTATTAAAAATAGATCGAAGCTTTGTCAATGGAATTGCGCTTAATAAAGCTGATAGAGATTTGGTGAAAGCTGCCGTAGCGATGGCACATAGTCTTGACTTAATGGTAGTTGCTGAAGGTGTTGAAACTAAGGAACAGCTGACAATATTAGAAGAGTTTAATTGTGATTATGCGCAAGGGTATTATTTTAGCAAGCCATTACCCGCAAAAGCGTTTATTAAATTTGTTAACACATATACTTATAAGTTTGGTAAGCAATGA
- a CDS encoding sensor domain-containing diguanylate cyclase, with amino-acid sequence MKDQQTLIESILLTNDGVGIFDPEDRLIFCNDALAIIFGVTATEALHKTFSQLCFSCFNSKLGINIESEDFNAWMEMALSKRRKSNYRTFETDTAQGAHFIVTEQIVQNNYLYTYVTDITEKKKYEHKLTVMSQELEQLATTDYLTGIRNRRYFYEKGRAEFNRSKREETKLSVLLLGL; translated from the coding sequence ATGAAAGATCAACAGACCCTAATTGAATCAATTTTGTTAACAAATGATGGTGTTGGAATCTTCGATCCTGAAGACAGGCTTATATTTTGTAATGATGCACTCGCAATAATTTTTGGCGTTACTGCAACCGAAGCTCTTCACAAAACATTTTCACAATTATGTTTCAGTTGCTTTAATAGCAAGTTGGGCATCAATATTGAATCTGAGGATTTTAATGCTTGGATGGAAATGGCTTTATCAAAAAGAAGAAAAAGTAATTACCGCACATTTGAAACAGATACCGCTCAAGGTGCACACTTTATTGTTACAGAGCAAATTGTACAAAACAATTATTTATATACCTATGTTACTGATATAACTGAGAAGAAAAAATACGAACATAAACTTACAGTAATGTCACAAGAGCTTGAACAACTTGCTACAACCGATTATTTAACAGGCATTCGTAATAGACGCTACTTTTATGAAAAAGGTAGAGCGGAGTTTAATCGTAGCAAAAGAGAAGAAACAAAGTTGTCCGTACTGTTATTAGGATTATAA
- a CDS encoding GGDEF domain-containing protein produces MRIINKLIRDYDLFARIGGEEFAILLPATEAELGYVIAERIRSSVESLEIPFEAQKLAITTSIGMVENSKEITSFEQMILLADKHLNQAKLKGRNTVLYT; encoded by the coding sequence ATTAGGATTATAAATAAATTAATAAGAGATTACGACCTTTTCGCACGCATTGGTGGCGAAGAGTTTGCTATCTTACTGCCAGCTACTGAAGCTGAACTAGGCTATGTTATTGCTGAACGAATAAGAAGCTCGGTTGAATCACTCGAAATTCCCTTTGAAGCTCAAAAACTTGCAATAACTACATCAATAGGAATGGTTGAAAACTCTAAAGAAATCACCTCTTTTGAGCAAATGATCCTTCTAGCAGATAAACATTTGAATCAAGCCAAGCTAAAAGGAAGAAATACAGTTTTGTATACCTAG